One Neodiprion pinetum isolate iyNeoPine1 chromosome 1, iyNeoPine1.2, whole genome shotgun sequence genomic window carries:
- the LOC124212188 gene encoding opsin Rh4-like isoform X1 encodes MPSLWLLLILNLAPIMPLTSVGPALCTSDDAKSDTFVFRDRYGDSPGFQEMHFNLKFSCVWSAVDPESAKNPPPCLNAVKILPKRISGDKENIYMKAEEFISEITHLIPTVKLNFTGNFTQDLWNGKKHRKNRPRLEKRLQIGIYRSHSINPEEKFNSWQRNVPRVESNVTDTIEISTSSRNNTRGIHEDRITRENCTHKYAGSISCADDVIDHFRSTWPVHLWLAQNFSSFNTHWLKFPPPSPAAYYTLAVLYAIIMVFGICGNAFAIYMFLRCRSLRTPANVLVMNLAVSDLLLLSKMPIFIYNSIYHGPALGNFACQLYGFLGGLTGTVSIMTLASIAADRYNVVAEPFKRTTYARARVTVALTWVYGATFAGLPLVVPSLGRYKPEGYLTSCSFDYLTPEPRVKAFILCFFVAAWLLPFCLISFCYIGILRVVMAARHLNVGDQVVETSNKHCREEEKRRTELRLAFVVIGIIGMWFVSWSPYAVVALLGVFGQNHLVTPLASMVPALFCKTASCLDPYVYAVAHPRFRSELHHLTKRSRRKRSARQWSPQHRSQTTCPRLTRHPDGLDNGVEEEMQCLGSIEIISMASRRSVSRDTATNFSSSVRTTSCSFNQPKAALALYTDSPEIG; translated from the exons ATGCCTTCGCTTTGGTTACTTCTGATACTGAATTTAGCGCCAATAATGCCATTGACGTCAGTCGGTCCAGCGCTTTGCACAAGCGACGATGCGAAGAGCGATACGTTTGTGTTTCGCGATCGTTACGGGGACAGTCCTGGCTTCCAAGAGATGCATTTCAATCTGAAATTTTCCTGCGTTTGGTCCGCCGTCGATCCGGAATCTGCGAAAAATCCTCCCCCGTGTCTGAACGCGGTGAAGATATTGCCGAAAAGAATTTCCGGAGATAAAGAAAACATCTATATGAAAGCCGAGGAATTTATAAGCGAGATAACACATCTCATTCCCACCGTAAAGCTCAACTTTACCGGCAATTTTACACAAGATTTGTGGAACGGTAAGAAACATAGGAAAAATCGTCCGAGGCTTGAGAAGAGGCTGCAGATCGGTATTTATCGTAGTCACAGTATAAATCCAGAAGAGAAATTCAACTCTTGGCAGCGCAACGTTCCTCGCGTCGAATCCAACGTCACGGATACCATTGAAATATCAACGTCGTCGCGCAACAACACTCGTGGAATTCACGAGGACAGGATTACGAGAGAAAATTGCACTCACAAATATGCCGGAAGCATAAGCTGTGCCGATGACGTAATTGACCATTTCAG ATCAACGTGGCCGGTTCACCTGTGGCTGGCACAAAATTTCTCATCCTTCAACACCCACTGGCTAAAATTTCCGCCACCTTCTCCGGCCGCTTATTACACTCTGGCTGTTCTTTACGCAATTATTATGGTGTTCGGCATTTGCGGCAATGCGTTTGCCATCTACATGTTCTTAAG ATGTCGATCCCTGCGGACTCCCGCCAACGTTCTGGTAATGAATTTGGCTGTCAGCGATCTTCTGCTACTCAGCAAAATGCCGATATTTATCTACAACAGTATCTACCACGGACCGGCGCTCGGAAATTTTGCCTGTCAATTATACGGGTTTCTCGGCGGTCTTACTGGGACCGTCTCCATCATGACCTTAGCGAGTATCGCTGCGGACAG GTACAACGTCGTCGCGGAACCTTTCAAGCGGACGACTTACGCCAGAGCTCGGGTCACCGTCGCCCTGACCTGGGTCTACGGGGCGACATTTGCCGGTCTTCCGCTGGTCGTTCCAAGCCTCGGAAGATACAAGCCCGAGGGCTATTTGACCAGCTGTAGCTTTGACTACCTCACCCCGGAACCGAGGGTCAAGGCGTTCATTTTGTGCTTCTTCGTCGCAGCCTGGCTCCTGCCCTTCTGCCTAATATCCTTCTGCTACATCGGGATACTGCGAGTCGTTATGGCCGCTCGCCATTTGAATGTCGGCGATCAGGTCGTCGAGACTTCCAACAAACACTGCCGGGAGGAGGAGAAAAGGCGGACGGAACTAAG ATTGGCGTTCGTAGTGATCGGTATAATCGGGATGTGGTTCGTCTCGTGGAGTCCCTACGCCGTGGTCGCCCTCCTCGGCGTCTTCGGGCAGAATCACCTGGTCACACCCTTGGCCAGCATGGTCCCAGCCCTCTTCTGCAAGACGGCTTCCTGCCTGGATCCCTACGTCTACGCGGTCGCCCATCCTCGGTTCCGAAGCGAGCTTCATCATCTGACGAAACGTAGCCGACGCAAACGATCCGCCAGGCAATGGAGCCCTCAGCACCGGAGTCAGACGACCTGTCCGCGTCTGACGCGGCATCCGGATGGCCTCGACAACGGCGTCGAAGAG GAAATGCAGTGCCTCGGAAGCATCGAGATAATATCGATGGCATCGCGTCGATCGGTGTCCAGAGATACAGCAACGAACTTCAGTTCTTCGGTCAGAACTACGAGCTGCTCTTTTAACCAACCCAAGGCTGCCCTAGCGTTGTATACCGACTCACCGGAAATCGGTTGA
- the LOC124212188 gene encoding opsin-2-like isoform X2, protein MPSLWLLLILNLAPIMPLTSVGPALCTSDDAKSDTFVFRDRYGDSPGFQEMHFNLKFSCVWSAVDPESAKNPPPCLNAVKILPKRISGDKENIYMKAEEFISEITHLIPTVKLNFTGNFTQDLWNGKKHRKNRPRLEKRLQIGIYRSHSINPEEKFNSWQRNVPRVESNVTDTIEISTSSRNNTRGIHEDRITRENCTHKYAGSISCADDVIDHFRSTWPVHLWLAQNFSSFNTHWLKFPPPSPAAYYTLAVLYAIIMVFGICGNAFAIYMFLRCRSLRTPANVLVMNLAVSDLLLLSKMPIFIYNSIYHGPALGNFACQLYGFLGGLTGTVSIMTLASIAADRYNVVAEPFKRTTYARARVTVALTWVYGATFAGLPLVVPSLGRYKPEGYLTSCSFDYLTPEPRVKAFILCFFVAAWLLPFCLISFCYIGILRVVMAARHLNVGDQVVETSNKHCREEEKRRTELRLAFVVIGIIGMWFVSWSPYAVVALLGVFGQNHLVTPLASMVPALFCKTASCLDPYVYAVAHPRFRSELHHLTKRSRRKRSARQWSPQHRSQTTCPRLTRHPDGLDNGVEEVVLPINSRKCSASEASR, encoded by the exons ATGCCTTCGCTTTGGTTACTTCTGATACTGAATTTAGCGCCAATAATGCCATTGACGTCAGTCGGTCCAGCGCTTTGCACAAGCGACGATGCGAAGAGCGATACGTTTGTGTTTCGCGATCGTTACGGGGACAGTCCTGGCTTCCAAGAGATGCATTTCAATCTGAAATTTTCCTGCGTTTGGTCCGCCGTCGATCCGGAATCTGCGAAAAATCCTCCCCCGTGTCTGAACGCGGTGAAGATATTGCCGAAAAGAATTTCCGGAGATAAAGAAAACATCTATATGAAAGCCGAGGAATTTATAAGCGAGATAACACATCTCATTCCCACCGTAAAGCTCAACTTTACCGGCAATTTTACACAAGATTTGTGGAACGGTAAGAAACATAGGAAAAATCGTCCGAGGCTTGAGAAGAGGCTGCAGATCGGTATTTATCGTAGTCACAGTATAAATCCAGAAGAGAAATTCAACTCTTGGCAGCGCAACGTTCCTCGCGTCGAATCCAACGTCACGGATACCATTGAAATATCAACGTCGTCGCGCAACAACACTCGTGGAATTCACGAGGACAGGATTACGAGAGAAAATTGCACTCACAAATATGCCGGAAGCATAAGCTGTGCCGATGACGTAATTGACCATTTCAG ATCAACGTGGCCGGTTCACCTGTGGCTGGCACAAAATTTCTCATCCTTCAACACCCACTGGCTAAAATTTCCGCCACCTTCTCCGGCCGCTTATTACACTCTGGCTGTTCTTTACGCAATTATTATGGTGTTCGGCATTTGCGGCAATGCGTTTGCCATCTACATGTTCTTAAG ATGTCGATCCCTGCGGACTCCCGCCAACGTTCTGGTAATGAATTTGGCTGTCAGCGATCTTCTGCTACTCAGCAAAATGCCGATATTTATCTACAACAGTATCTACCACGGACCGGCGCTCGGAAATTTTGCCTGTCAATTATACGGGTTTCTCGGCGGTCTTACTGGGACCGTCTCCATCATGACCTTAGCGAGTATCGCTGCGGACAG GTACAACGTCGTCGCGGAACCTTTCAAGCGGACGACTTACGCCAGAGCTCGGGTCACCGTCGCCCTGACCTGGGTCTACGGGGCGACATTTGCCGGTCTTCCGCTGGTCGTTCCAAGCCTCGGAAGATACAAGCCCGAGGGCTATTTGACCAGCTGTAGCTTTGACTACCTCACCCCGGAACCGAGGGTCAAGGCGTTCATTTTGTGCTTCTTCGTCGCAGCCTGGCTCCTGCCCTTCTGCCTAATATCCTTCTGCTACATCGGGATACTGCGAGTCGTTATGGCCGCTCGCCATTTGAATGTCGGCGATCAGGTCGTCGAGACTTCCAACAAACACTGCCGGGAGGAGGAGAAAAGGCGGACGGAACTAAG ATTGGCGTTCGTAGTGATCGGTATAATCGGGATGTGGTTCGTCTCGTGGAGTCCCTACGCCGTGGTCGCCCTCCTCGGCGTCTTCGGGCAGAATCACCTGGTCACACCCTTGGCCAGCATGGTCCCAGCCCTCTTCTGCAAGACGGCTTCCTGCCTGGATCCCTACGTCTACGCGGTCGCCCATCCTCGGTTCCGAAGCGAGCTTCATCATCTGACGAAACGTAGCCGACGCAAACGATCCGCCAGGCAATGGAGCCCTCAGCACCGGAGTCAGACGACCTGTCCGCGTCTGACGCGGCATCCGGATGGCCTCGACAACGGCGTCGAAGAGGTTGTTTTACCGATAAATTCCCG GAAATGCAGTGCCTCGGAAGCATCGAGATAA
- the LOC124212357 gene encoding carbonic anhydrase 1 isoform X1, with translation MKFLIFAAVFLLDRDAFLAHGSDDWSYWGENGPEHWPGICNTGENQSPIDIITDDAVKTDLGSLKFTRYDFAFSADVVNTGHSIQVGLTGVPIHLKGGSLPTTYVLDQMHFHWGSEHTINGEQEALELHLVHYSKDYDNVTYASEFENGLAVVAVLFEVSNEDNLYLEQILEAVKTVSSLNSTATTKLQTKLIPSLLLPKDHSSYYRYYGSLTTPECQEAAIWTVLDNKMPISVSQIEIFRKVVNSNNETLAYNNRPTQDLGSRTVYHHLEGYSSAHNLQIPKTLLVIVGFFSVLMQGARSP, from the exons ATGAAGTTCCTCATCTTTGCCGCCGTATTTCTGCTGGACcgag ACGCGTTCTTGGCTCACGGATCCGACGACTGGAGCTACTGGGGTGAAAAcg GTCCCGAACACTGGCCCGGAATTTGCAACACCGGTGAAAATCAATCACCGATCGATATAATCACCGACGATGCCGTGAAAACGGATCTTGGCTCTCTCAAGTTTACGAGGTACGATTTCGCCTTCAGCGCCGACGTTGTTAACACCGGCCACTCGA TTCAAGTCGGTTTGACGGGGGTGCCGATTCACCTGAAAGGCGGAAGTCTACCAACGACTTACGTTCTCGATCAGATGCACTTTCACTGGGGCTCGGAGCACACGATAAACGGCGAACAAGAAGCGCTCGAGCTGCATCTCGTCCACTATTCGAAGGATTACGACAACGTGACGTACGCCTCCGAGTTTGAGAACGGATTAGCGGTGGTGGCAGTATTGTTCgag GTGAGCAACGAGGATAACCTCTATCTCGAACAAATTCTGGAAGCTGTGAAAACCGTGTCGTCTCTAAACTCGACGGCAACGACGAAATTGCAGACTAAGCTGATACCCTCCCTTCTGTTGCCGAAAGATCACAGCTCGTATTACAGGTATTACGGTTCGCTGACCACCCCGGAATGCCAAGAGGCAGCTATATGGACCGTGCTGGACAACAAGATGCCAATTTCCGTGTCTCAG ATCGAGATTTTTCGCAAGGTGGTTAATTCCAACAACGAAACTCTCGCCTATAACAACAGACCGACGCAGGATCTTGGATCAAGAACCGTTTATCATCATTTGGAGGGATATTCGTCGGCGCATAATCTTCAGATTCCGAAAACGCTCCTCGTTATCGTTGGATTTTTCTCGGTGCTGATGCAGGGCGCGAGGTCCCCTTGA
- the LOC124212357 gene encoding carbonic anhydrase 1 isoform X2 — protein sequence MGLELQDAFLAHGSDDWSYWGENGPEHWPGICNTGENQSPIDIITDDAVKTDLGSLKFTRYDFAFSADVVNTGHSIQVGLTGVPIHLKGGSLPTTYVLDQMHFHWGSEHTINGEQEALELHLVHYSKDYDNVTYASEFENGLAVVAVLFEVSNEDNLYLEQILEAVKTVSSLNSTATTKLQTKLIPSLLLPKDHSSYYRYYGSLTTPECQEAAIWTVLDNKMPISVSQIEIFRKVVNSNNETLAYNNRPTQDLGSRTVYHHLEGYSSAHNLQIPKTLLVIVGFFSVLMQGARSP from the exons ATGGGACTTGAGCTTCAGG ACGCGTTCTTGGCTCACGGATCCGACGACTGGAGCTACTGGGGTGAAAAcg GTCCCGAACACTGGCCCGGAATTTGCAACACCGGTGAAAATCAATCACCGATCGATATAATCACCGACGATGCCGTGAAAACGGATCTTGGCTCTCTCAAGTTTACGAGGTACGATTTCGCCTTCAGCGCCGACGTTGTTAACACCGGCCACTCGA TTCAAGTCGGTTTGACGGGGGTGCCGATTCACCTGAAAGGCGGAAGTCTACCAACGACTTACGTTCTCGATCAGATGCACTTTCACTGGGGCTCGGAGCACACGATAAACGGCGAACAAGAAGCGCTCGAGCTGCATCTCGTCCACTATTCGAAGGATTACGACAACGTGACGTACGCCTCCGAGTTTGAGAACGGATTAGCGGTGGTGGCAGTATTGTTCgag GTGAGCAACGAGGATAACCTCTATCTCGAACAAATTCTGGAAGCTGTGAAAACCGTGTCGTCTCTAAACTCGACGGCAACGACGAAATTGCAGACTAAGCTGATACCCTCCCTTCTGTTGCCGAAAGATCACAGCTCGTATTACAGGTATTACGGTTCGCTGACCACCCCGGAATGCCAAGAGGCAGCTATATGGACCGTGCTGGACAACAAGATGCCAATTTCCGTGTCTCAG ATCGAGATTTTTCGCAAGGTGGTTAATTCCAACAACGAAACTCTCGCCTATAACAACAGACCGACGCAGGATCTTGGATCAAGAACCGTTTATCATCATTTGGAGGGATATTCGTCGGCGCATAATCTTCAGATTCCGAAAACGCTCCTCGTTATCGTTGGATTTTTCTCGGTGCTGATGCAGGGCGCGAGGTCCCCTTGA
- the LOC124212332 gene encoding TWiK family of potassium channels protein 7: MSRRAMRSSLRSRDSSSTSTGPDPRERVKDCCRKLVAFMCTQVGVGGLIVGYAVVGAFGFIHIETMSEYPELVRVAQARNVCADNLWVKTAGDSLVNTLNKTAFELRTRAVLKEFEKQLVHMAQVKKYDGRGVKDVWTFPAALMFCMSVFTMIGYGNIVPRTHLGRWATVMYAVIGIPLYILYFMNMGKVLAKSFRWLYRRAHECAGKQRTEGERIIVPSTACLWVIFGYVLAGSVTFAQWENWGFLDSVYFCVTSLCKIGMGDFVPGVTGFGSRDRSHTSSQTKLVINFVFLLLGMGLIAMCYNLMREDVRVKARELREFLKRTVEELRLKFLLCCHFPVNEMLTRYANPGEEYTNEISTKSLHPP; the protein is encoded by the exons ATGTCGCGTAGAGCGATGCGGTCGTCGCTGAGGAGCCGCGACTCCTCGAGCACGTCGACGGGCCCGGACCCAAGGGAGCGAGTGAAGGACTGCTGCCGCAAGCTGGTGGCCTTCATGTGTACCCAGGTCGGCGTCGGGGGTCTGATAGTCGGGTACGCGGTTGTCGGAGCCTTCGGCTTCATCCACATAGAGACGATGTCCGAGTATCCGGAATTGGTGCGCGTCGCCCAAGCGCGGAACGTCTGCGCGGATAATCTCTGGGTCAAGACGGCTGGCGACAGCCTGGTGAACACGTTGAACAAAACGGCGTTCGAACTGCGGACGAGGGCGGTGCTGAAGGAGTTCGAAAAACAGCTCGTCCACATGGCCCAGGTCAAAAAGTACGACGGTCGCGGGGTCAAGGACGTCTGGACATTCCCGGCTGCCCTGATGTTCTGCATGTCGGTGTTCACGATGATCGGTTACGGGAACATCGTGCCCAGGACGCACCTCGGCCGTTGGGCGACGGTCATGTACGCGGTGATCGGCATCCCTCTTTACATTCTCTACTTCATGAACATGGGCAAGGTCCTCGCCAAGAGCTTTCGGTGGCTTTACAGACGGGCCCACGAGTGCGCCGGGAAGCAGAGAACCGAAGGCGAGCGGATAATCGTACCGTCGACGGCCTGCCTCTGGGTGATATTCGGCTACGTCTTGGCCGGGTCCGTGACCTTCGCCCAGTGGGAGAACTGGGGATTTCTCGACAGCGTTTACTTCTGCGTTACATCGCTATGCAAGATCGGTATGGGGGACTTCGTTCCCGGCGTAACCGGCTTCGGATCTCGCGACAGAAGTCACACCTCCAGTCAGACCAAGCTCGTCATAAATTTCGTCTTCCTGCTACTCGGCATGGGCCTGATCGCCATGTGCTACAACCTCATGCGCGAAGACGTGCGTGTCAAGGCAAGGGAACTGAGGGAATTCCTCAAAAGGACGGTCGAGGAGCTTCGCCTCAAGTTCTTGCTCTGCTGCCACTTTCCCGTCAACGA gaTGCTTACCCGGTATGCAAACCCTGGCGAAGAGtatacgaatgaaatttctacAAAGAGCTTACATCCTCCGTGA